The genomic stretch GGAATCTCCCGAGCATACAGAAAGCTAGACACAGGACTGGATGTTTGCCATCCCAACTACTGCacagatgggagatggagacaggagaagccCCAGAAATTTACAGGCCCAGCATCAGAAGTGCTAAGGTAGCAAGACCTACTACTGCCTGTCTCAAAGCCAAAGCAAAGTGCAGCAGAGGCTGGCCTCTGCCCTTACGTGTGTGCTGTGGTGTCCTCGTGCCCAAGGAGGTGGTGAGTCTCCATGTGCTTACTGGGAGTTAAACCAAAGCCCTTTGCaagaaccactgagccacctctccaaaaAGTGAAAAAGACAACATCCAAGCCCATAGTTTATATTAGCAGTGCATTCACACAGTTATAGTCGGATAAACATACTGAGAACAGACGTAGgatgaaaaagagaaattacaAAACCGTCAACTAAAAAGAaacctggcaagatggctcactggatgAAAGCACATACCTCACAGCTTGGATTTGAACCCCAAATCCTACTGTGGAAGGGGGAAGCTGAGTCCCCCAAATCATCCTGTcctccacatgtgtgtcatggcagGCAGCCACACTCAcaaataataatttgtttttactttttttaagttttttatttttttaagggtaGGAGTCATGCCAgaaaatcccattacagatggctgtgagcctccatgtgggtgctgggatttgaactcaggacctctggaagagcagtcagtactcttaaccactgagccatctctccagccccgctttagtttaagacagagtttcacaCCCGGAGGTATGTccagacacctttaatcctagcactcaggaggaaaaggcaagCGAATCtctggattcaaggccagcctggtctccataatgagttccagggtggccttggctacacagaggcagcctgtctcaaaaaccaaaaattcaAAAGCATAAGCAAAGAGCTTCACTGTGTagctggctagcctggaacttgctatgtagaccaggttggcctcaaactcagatctacctgcctctggctccacgGGACTGGCAATaaactgtgtgccaccatggcttaaaaagaagttttaagtGAGCAGATTTGAGTCTAATTCCATTCTTTGACCCAGTATACATCACTTAAAATTGTAACCAATGagctttttttctgttgttaaaattacattatttatttgagaGTAGAGGATCATACATGCAGCATCCTATGTGGCATGTCAGAGGACACCTGTGGGAACCAGGTCTCTCCTTCTGCATGTGGATCCCCGGGACTGACCACAGGTCTTCACACTTGGCACCTtgcctgctgggccatcttgctggcctttctttcctttttggtttttggtttttgggttttttttttttttgttttggtttttttttgttttgtttgtttgtttgtttgtttgtgttttggtggTGCTGGCATTTGAGCCCGGGACCTTGCCAGTGCCAGTGTACCACTAAGTCACACTTCAACCCAGAGCTTGACACCGGTCACACTTCTCAAACACTGCTGGAAACCAAAACTCTAAATAGACACTATAAGCAGTATTTCTTTATCTTGAGACACACTGATAGGAGGCATAAAGATTTCCTTAGTGACTGTGttaggtggtgcatgcctttaatgccagcatctGCGGGGTGGAACAGGGGAAGGAGtctccaagttccaggacagcctggtctacataggttGTTCAAAActggccagagctacatagttttctcaggaaaaaaacaaaacaagaaaacaaaaaagctgctttcccagccttctCCTAGTTTAAATCAGAATTCTTCATTTGGATTATCGAATGCTATACTCTGCATCTGTAATCTTCCAGGCTAACCTTAAATGAAGTCCACAGGGGCGAGTACAGAAGGCCTGAGCCTTGGCTCCCCTTTGGGTCTCCTCTATCTCTGCGGACTGACCAGTCACCTTGAGAACGGCCACTCTCTCAGGCTTGAGTTCTTCTCCATTGCTTTCCAGACTTTGGAATGTGAGCAGGTGACCCATGCCTTCCTTCCCCTCAGGTCTCTGCCCCTCGTGAGTGTTAGAAGGTGGGCACCCAACCCTCAGTCCGGGACTGAATTCGCCCATGCCAGCTCACCCCTGAGGCCTAACATGAGCTCTCCATCAGGCTCTcctctcgggggggggggtttcgGAGTTGAAACTTGTGCCCCTCTTGCCTAGGCCGTCTGTACAGAGATTACTAGCACAAACCACCACATCCAGATTCAAGttcacttttcatttatttatttattcatggggGTGTGAACAGGGCATTAGCCTACCAAAGAACAACTTTGTGAAGTTAGCTCTCTCATTCCACCACACAAActtcagggatcaaattcaggcttggtggcataaACTTTTACCTACAAAGTCATTACCAGGCCCAAgttcatttttcaaaaacaacCCTTTATACAAACAAGTAGTGGGAAGTGATCTAACTAGATCTCAAAGCATCTTGTCCTAGGAATTCCCCCAGTGCACTATGCCTCTGTCATTTGAATGCAGCCACTTGTGGGGAACTCCCTACCTCTCCAGGATCTAAAGAGATTCAAATCATGTTCTTCAGTGAAAACTGTAACcaggttcaatttttttttttctctccacagcTTGGGGGTGGGAGAAGACAGCACTGCAGACTCTGGAGTTGGGTGTGTTGAGGGGTGAACcagcctggggggagggggatttcTCCCATGCTGGGGAAGGGTGTGGTAGTCTGGTGTCTGCTGCTGTCTTGGCCCGCAGAGGCAGTAGGTTGTCCCTGAAGGTGCCTCAGCCTGTAGATAGCATCATTACAAACtctgcaggagagagggaagggaaaggccaATCCAGGTCAGGGATTGAAGGAGGTACACGGTGCTAGAGGCATGGGAGAGGTGTCTGCAGAGTGACTCACCGTCAAAGTCTATGGTGCCATCCCCATTGAGGTCCATTTCTCGCAACATCTCATCCAGTTCAGTGCCCTCTAGTGGTTCCCCCAGCAGAGCTGGTGCTGCCTGCCGCAGCTCCGCCACCGTGATCCGTCCATCCCTGTCCTTGTCAAACTGTAGAGAGTTCAAGCATGGCTTTTATGCCACCTTATCTGCATATCTGCATACATATGGCTCTGcttgctttgtttccttccttccttcctttctttcttttcttccttcctttcttcctttctttctttctttctttctttctttctttctttctttctttctttctttctttcttatttaagacagagtctcactatgtcaTCCTGTCCAgtctggtttcaaactcacaaacattctcttgcctctgcctcccaagtattgggattaaaagtgtggacCACTATGCTCAGCCATCCTCGGCGTTAGTGGATGAGTTTGTGTTGTTGAGACAGTGCCTCCTGcaggccaggctgtcctcaaactcagcaTAGCCTTCAactccttatcctcctgccttccccacctcccaaatCCTGGATTTCAAGtgtacactaccatgcctggctttctttggtgctggggattgaacccagggctttgtgcatactgGCTATACATACACCTTATCAACCGAACTACATCCTCTTCTTGGTTCTACTCTCAACACTACCTGTTGCTGTGCTGTTCCCCATAACCGTCTGACCCTCCCCAACATTAAGAACCAACATTGTCTCCTTGATGAGAAGTTTCCCTGATGTGAAGGCCTGAACTGGGAGTCAGCCAGGCTATCCCTACCTGACCCTGGACCCTAGTCTtgcctctctgggcctcctgAAGGCTGAGACTTCCTAGTAAGGATGTAAGTCCATGCTTGCCACCCATTTGTGATGCCCTTGTACTTCTTACCTCTCGGAAGGCGATGCGTAGCTCCCGAACGCCCAGCATGTGAGCTGTCTCCTCCCTCAGCTTTGGGCTTATCAGCTCCACAAACTCTTCAAAATCCACAAAGCCTCCCACTGTGGACCCAGGCAGAGCATCACAATCGGTTTGATGGCAATGCCACACTCTTTGTCTTCCCACCTGGGCTCTGGATCTACAAAGGCACACCCAGTTCCTGGCTGTAGAGGGGTTTCTTGCaaaggggtgagggtgggggatcAGGGACACTCCTGATCACAATGAAGGCCAGGGGGGCAAAAAAGACCTGGCTTCAGAGCAGGCAGCCCAAGTTCAAATCCTGTTGCTCTGTGAGACCTTGGATGGCTTACCAACCCTCCTGCTCTCATCCTGGGATGGACCTGGAAGAAGGTCTCCATGGGACAGGGCTATGGCTGCCGGAAGTCAGGGCTGTAGAGCTGAGTGGGAAGCACTAAATACCTTCCCAAAGGATTGCTACGGTCATCACCCCCCAAAACACCAAGAGGCAGATAACAGCTTTGGGTGGGGAAGAGATGACTGACCCTGAGTGCTcattgtgctttctgttgttgtttgaggcagggtttctctattccgtcctgactggcctagaactcatggagCATCTCCTACCTGCCGCTGTCTCCCCAGCGCTAGGATTAAAACAATGTGCTGCCACTCtgttgggggggttggtttttgtttgttttgcgtttgggttttttatttgtctggttgtttgttttgtttttgtcaacttgacataagctaggatcatctaggaagagggaactttagttgaggaaatgcctccatcaaatgGGCCCATAGAAAAGTCTGTGGGACTTGTTCTTGATTAGCGATTGATGTAGGAGAGCCCATTCCATTGTGAGTGGTACAAGGTGGGAAGGTGGTCCCGGGAGGTATAAGGAGCGTAGCTGAACAGGAgcctggagagcaagccagtaagctgcatttttctagtttctgtttcagttcctgcccaggttcctgccttgagttcctgccctgagtttccTCAGCGATGGGTTGTAAAGTAATacagaataaacccttttctctcccagtttcttttggtcatggtgtttatcaccgCAATAGAAAGCAAATCAGGACACGCACATCAGGGCAAATCCCATCCCCCGCTTAGAAATTGTAAAACTAAAGAAAGCCATTGCAGCAGAGGGCTCCATGGATAAACTtgcttgccaccatgcctaacgACCTGAGTTGAGTAGATCCCCGGAACTCCCATGATAGAAGCACTCACTCCCACCAACAGCTAGCTGTATTCTGACCAAATGCACGTTGTGGCTCACacatcccaccccccacccccactaataATAACTACAAATAAAGGTAACACAATGATGGCCCACCCATCCTCTAAGTAACCAGGCTGGCTCCCAACCCAATCACCCAGCAGGGCTCCAACACTAACTGCGCATCTTCACGTGCTGCGACACTTCTAGAAGCTCCATCTCTGTGGGCATGTAGCCCAGCGTCCGCATGCAGTCACCTAGCTCTCGGTAGCCGATGTAGCCATCCTGGTCAGTGTCAAACTCCtcaaaggcagcctggagctCTGTAGGGATTAGCAGCAGTCAGGCCAGGAGGCTGGACCCAGGTCACCTTCCACCTCCCAGCAACAGTGAGGGACACTCACCCTCCAACTCCTCAGGGCCCAGTTCACGATCCTGTATAGGAATAAGCCAACATGTCCTCATTTGCCActgctcctccagcctctgcaagTGCACTGGGCAGGGCTAGCTCCACCAAAGCAGCTGAAGAGAGTTGAAATCCTACAGACCCCACAAGCAGAGGACAACCTTCTCCCCATGCTTCTGAAGTTTCAAGTGAGTTTTCCTAGCTATCTGATGTGAGGTCTGCCTCTGTTTACTATGCCAGCTGGcctgaagccagccttgtctctCACTGGCTCTCCTGGTCTAGGATACAAAAGGCCACAACTCTACCCTCGTTTATATTTCCCAATCTGAGGCACAAGAAAGAGGCCTTGGCATGTAGGCGCAGGAAGGAATACAGATGAGAGTTACCCTCAACCCCCCACCCATAGACCCCCCCCTGACCTTTCCAAACATGTGGTTGAGCAGGGGCCCATAAGTCCTTTGGGCAGCATCCTGCTGGGGGTCAGAACGGTGCCGATGGGAGTGTCGGTGAGACGCTGGCCTGGCAGGGGCTGCGGATGGCTCCTCCTGCCCCACTTTGCTCCTTGGGGGGAGCTTGCTGCTTCCTGAGGCCTCAGAGCCCTGGCTAGAGGACTGGTCCCCAGAACTGGCTTTCTGGGACCCTGGGTGCCTACTCTCCTTCTTGCTCCTTCTCCTGGTCAAGGCAGGGCCCTCagcagcactcctgggagatacAACTCCTTTAGGGATCTTCTGGGAGCCAGGAACCAGCTGTACACTGTGCTCTGTTGCCATGGAGAAGATAACAGGACTCAGTGATGTAGCTCCCTGGAGTGCCCTTGCTTCTCAGGGCCCAGAAAGCTGCTTATGGCCCCCTAGGCTTGAGTTGATCACCTGGGATCCACAGTGAGGTGGATTAGGGTAAATGAGTCAGGCAGTCAACCTAatccctgccctctgccccaggGTGGCCTGGCAGTACCAGATGGGTCTTGAAAACTGCTCTCAGGAGTGCAGGTGCCAGGGCACAGCAGCTTCAGAGAGCTCAATCTTAAGCTCAGCTATTTCTTGCCTAGGAGAAGCAGCCAGTTCATCATTCCaagtctcagtttccccatctgtgaaatggagacACATTGCTGCATTTATCTCAGAGTGTACCATAGCTGTACTTTGTGTGGCCAAGAAGACTAGTGAAGGCCCCTTAGGCAGGAGGAGGCATACTGGAAAAGGCTGAGAATTGTCACCTTGAGTCCCCAGTAAAGTAACATCCTGATTGGGATACAGGACATATGAAACGTTAAAAAAGAGACCAGACCAGAGACCTTGGATGCTGATGGAGAACTGGAGATGGCACAGCCTGCCCTGGACTGGAGGAGCTCCTAGCAAAGGGTCTCCATTGTCTGACCTTGTTGGAATGGGGGGCCCTGGCTAGCAGCTTAGCCCTATGGGGCCACGGTTAGGGTTTCCAGGAGAGCAGAGCCATGAATGATTGATGCTACCTCAGCTTGGGtttcctgcctgtctgcctccatATCGACATTGGGTGCCATGCGGCAAGCTCCACCGTGGGACTGGCTGGTGGCTGGACCTTGGGCAAGTGGGCAGCACCCTGCTCCTTCTACCTGGCCTGCACCTCCCAGGTAAGCCAGGCCCTGAGAAAGGGGCATCCAGACTCTGAGGCCATAGAGGAGACTCTGCCAAGAAAGGGGCTGAGGTGGGGAGCCATGGGCATGGTGGCTGCAACCATGGGTTCCAGACATGATCTAGCTGTGTTCCATCAGCCAGTCCCCCTCTACCATCAGAGGGACGCCTTAGTCCCTCTGCCAGTTGTGTGAGGTAGAGTAAGGATAGCAGAAGGCACTGGGTGGCCCCTGGCCACCTTATTGTCATCATGCCACAGAGCCACTGCCTCCCCTATACAGAACCTCCTGGGACAGGCAGGGCCACCTTTGCTGAACTCTGAGGTGCTGGGAAGAAACAGGCAGCAGTGCAAGACACTGAAGTGTCACGAGCTGCTCCCAGGAGCAGCTACAGCCTGCCAGGGCCTGGAGGCTCAGCCCTCACCTGGTGTCTGCTAGTGACACTTTTCTTCCTGGGATTTTAAACATTTGGAACGACAAAATATCAGGATCTTGTGAAGGGATGgttctgtacttttctttctttctcttttgggatAATGgcttgtgtatcccaggctgacttcaaactcccAAGAAGAaaagtctagccttgaactcttgacccccTTACCCATTTCTCCAACGCAGacattgcaggtgtgcaccagcTGATGTCGTTTTGTTTGAGAGAAGCTTTTAAAACTCTGTAGtgtaggctgaccttgaactcatggcagttcccctgcttccacctccccagtACTGATATTACCAGAATCACTGCCTTTAAGTGGTTTTAAACTGTCTTGTGGAGCACTGGAGGGTTGCTCCCACGGCTTTAACTCAAAGCATCACCTCTCCACTCACTCAGACGCTCCACTGTCACTCTTTATCCTAGAGCAGGACGTACAgctgaagctgggcatggcagtgcatgcctCATAATCCCACactgtggaagcagaggcaggaggatcatttaAATGTtaaggtctgcctggtctacatagtgacatGACATCCTGTCCGAAAAAAACAAGAAGCAGGGTCAGGAGATTGGCgaagttggtagaatgcttgccagGCATGcaagaggccttgggttcaatccgcAGTACTGCATAAACTGAACATAGTGGTTGTggctgtaatccaagcacttcgCAGGTAGAtacaggaaggtcaggagttcaaggtcatcctcagctctaTAATGAGAtggaggccagtttgggctacatgatatcttgtttcaaaaatttttaatcagggctggagagataagatGGTTCAACTGTTAAAACTATACATTCATGTTACAGAGGAGCCAGCAGTACTTGCATGGTACTTTCACTGCCATTtagctccatttccaggggatccaatgccccttTCTGGACACCAGAACACActtgtggctggcctggaaatttctgtgtagactaggctagcctcatacTCAGAGAGTCATCTGTTTCTgagcctcctaagtgttgggattaaaggcatttgacaccatgcctggccccagataaataaatctttttttttaaaaaaaaaagtcaaagctgGTAGTGCAGGttagtaatcccagcatttaaagGGTTAACACAAAAGGATTGCCTCAAGGTTGAGACCAttctggtctatacagcaagtgtcaggccagccagggtcccacagcaagaccctgtctgaagacaacatttaatggTCTCTCTAGTAAATGCACTTGGGCACATGGATTCCACGTGGCAAAATGGTATCAAGTTTAGCCTGAGTTGTTGACCATATCTTGTAACTTTAACCAATTCACAGAGTTAGTGGACAATTATCTCCTCACTGGTAAGGTTGACTATAGGGGGACCACATGAGATTATCTATGTAAGTGCCCTGCACAGGCTAATTACTCAAAAGGTAATAATACTGGCCCAGAGAGGGGCAGTGACTGTCCTGAAAGTGCACAGCACCATCTCTCTCATACCAAGCCATCACGAATTTGTTGATTCAGCAGACTGGCAGTCCATGTCCTGCACTACGCTGAGGACCCAGAATGGACACTGCTGTGGAAGCCAACCTGGGCGCTGCTGGCCACGGTCCCCGTACAGAGCTCAGTGATGAGGACTACTACCCTCAGGGCAGCTGGGACACAGTCTTTCTGGTGGCCTTGCTGCTCCTGGGACTGCCAGCCAATGGGCTGATGGCATGGCTGGCTGGCTCACAGGCCCGGCACGGGGCTGGCACAAGATTGGCCTTGCTCCTGCTCAGCTTGGCCCTCTCTGACTTCTTATTCCTGGCAGCAGCAACTTTCCAAATCCTGGAAATCCAGCATGGAGGGCATTGGCCACTGGGCACTGCCGCCTGCCGCTTCTACTACTTCCTGTGGGGTGTGTCCTATTCCTCTGGCCTCTTCCTATTGACAGCGCTCAGCCTGGACCGCTGCTTGCTGGCACTGTGCCCTCAATGGTACCCTGGGCACCGTCCAGCCCGCCTGCCCCTCTGGGTGTGCGCTGGGGTCTGGGTGCTGGCCACACTCTTCAGTGTGCCCTGGTTGGTCTTCCCTGAGGCTGCCGTCTGGTGGTATGATCTGGTCATCTGCCTGGACTTCTGGGACACCGAGGAGCTGCCTCTGCGGATGCTTGAGATCTTGGGGGGCTTCCTGCCCTTCCTCTTGCTGCTGGTCTGCCATGTGCTCACCCAAGCCACTGCTTGCAAGACCTGTTGTGGACATCAGCCTAGGCGCATGGCCTGCCACGGCTTTGCCCGTGTGGCCAAGACCATTTTGTCAGCCTATGTGGTCCTGAGGCTACCTTACCAGCTGGCACAGCTGCTCTATCTGGCTTTCTTATGGGATGTCTACCCTGGGTACCTGCTCTGGGAAGCCCTGGTCTATTCTGACTACCTGATCCTGCTTAACAGCTGCCTGAGCCCCTTCCTGTGCCTGGCAGCCAGCGCCGACCTCCGGGCCTTGCTGCGCTCTGTGCTCTCCTCCTTTGCAGCCGCTGTCTGCGAGGAGCGACCTGGAAGCTTCATATCCGCCGAGCCACAGACTCTGACAGGACCAACATCTGAAGGCCAGTCAAGGTTTGATTCTGTGGTCCAGCCTGAGGTGAATCCTTCTGTCCAGCCACAGTCAGATTCTGTGGTCCAGCCTGAGGTGAGCTCCTCAGCCCAGCCACAGTCAGATTCTGTGGCCCAGCCTACGGTGGGCTCCCTGATCCAGCCACCGTTGGATACTGTAGTTCAACTTGAGGTGAACCCTCTGACCCAGCCATCGTTGGATCCCATGGCTCAACCTCAAGTAAACCCCTCAGCCCAACCACAGTCAAAGTCTGTGGTCCAGCCTCAAGTGGACCCCCTGACCCAGCCACAGTCAAACACAGAGGCCCCAATCCCTGCCTGCGGGGACGAGACAGCCTCTAACCCTGGTGAGGAAAACTCCTCTGGCCCATGCCCAGATCCCACTCCTGGGGCCCCTGAGAACCAAGACAGACCAGCTGTTCCCCAGGAAGGAAGCCCTAGCGATGTCCTCCCAGAAGAAACCCCCAGTGCAGGACCTACTTGAGTGGTGGGAagcccaggcctgccagggcagtggaagagtcagagagagccaATGAAGCagctgggcagaggtgggaaCAGGAAGGAACCCAGCAGTGAGAGAGAGCCCCGTTGGGTCCCTCGAGCCTGCCGGGGAAGGCTGAGGGGAAGAGAAACCAGTCAGCCAAAAGTCCCAGGCAGGGCACTGTGAATGTCTCCACCCTGGTCGCACCAGGCTTTTGCATGACTACCCCAAGCACATAGAGCCACCCAGCATCCTTGAGTCCCTGAGGATGGTCTTGCTGGCTCTGTTCTTCGGTCCCCCAAGACCCATGCTTCCTTCCCCCTTATTGCCTCCATCCTCCTGGTAGAAGAAAGATAGCATGAGGCACTTCCTCTAGGCTTGATCTGATCTCCTCCCAATCTTTCCCTAACTTTCCCCATTCCTGTCTGGTTTTCTGGCTTGGGCACCCAACAAAAATGTTCCCACAGAGAAGAGAGGCTT from Mus caroli chromosome 19, CAROLI_EIJ_v1.1, whole genome shotgun sequence encodes the following:
- the Gpr152 gene encoding probable G-protein coupled receptor 152, with amino-acid sequence MDTAVEANLGAAGHGPRTELSDEDYYPQGSWDTVFLVALLLLGLPANGLMAWLAGSQARHGAGTRLALLLLSLALSDFLFLAAATFQILEIQHGGHWPLGTAACRFYYFLWGVSYSSGLFLLTALSLDRCLLALCPQWYPGHRPARLPLWVCAGVWVLATLFSVPWLVFPEAAVWWYDLVICLDFWDTEELPLRMLEILGGFLPFLLLLVCHVLTQATACKTCCGHQPRRMACHGFARVAKTILSAYVVLRLPYQLAQLLYLAFLWDVYPGYLLWEALVYSDYLILLNSCLSPFLCLAASADLRALLRSVLSSFAAAVCEERPGSFISAEPQTLTGPTSEGQSRFDSVVQPEVNPSVQPQSDSVVQPEVSSSAQPQSDSVAQPTVGSLIQPPLDTVVQLEVNPLTQPSLDPMAQPQVNPSAQPQSKSVVQPQVDPLTQPQSNTEAPIPACGDETASNPGEENSSGPCPDPTPGAPENQDRPAVPQEGSPSDVLPEETPSAGPT
- the LOC110285814 gene encoding calcium-binding protein 4, producing MATEHSVQLVPGSQKIPKGVVSPRSAAEGPALTRRRSKKESRHPGSQKASSGDQSSSQGSEASGSSKLPPRSKVGQEEPSAAPARPASHRHSHRHRSDPQQDAAQRTYGPLLNHMFGKDRELGPEELEELQAAFEEFDTDQDGYIGYRELGDCMRTLGYMPTEMELLEVSQHVKMRMGGFVDFEEFVELISPKLREETAHMLGVRELRIAFREFDKDRDGRITVAELRQAAPALLGEPLEGTELDEMLREMDLNGDGTIDFDEFVMMLSTG